From the Juglans microcarpa x Juglans regia isolate MS1-56 chromosome 3D, Jm3101_v1.0, whole genome shotgun sequence genome, the window gagatgataaaatattgttagaatattattttttaatattattattattttgagatttgaaaaagttaaactgtttattatattttgtgttggaatttaaaaaaattataatgatgaattaagatgagttgagataaatttatgTTCCAAACTCCGTCAAACCACAAATCAATGCAGATGGGTCACTGGATCTGTCCTACTTTCGTTGCCGAATTCCCATGCCGGCCTCTCAGTCAGCGTTTTTTGATAAAGAATACCGGATCTTTAGTGATGTACGGGCACCAATCACCAAATGACGGTTACTGCACAGTTTAAGGTACAAGTAATCAACGAAGGCAGAGGTTGAGCTTCAGAGATGACTGTGGATTTAATCGTTTAATCATAAAAGTGTTATTCAGCAACTACAATCCTGGCCGTGAACATTTGGGACAGCATTACAGGTGCATAATCTGGTggctttataaattataaaagcgGCAAGTTGCTGGCTCTGGCTCAACGTATGTGCTAATTTCTTCCCATTTCCCGacagtttttaaaaattttagggGCCAAAAACAGCAAGAATGGAAGATGGAAgatgatttttcttgtttggggcggaggaagaaagaaagggtaGAAAAATTCCTCTCCGATGGGAAAGGATCAAGACCCATGGATGGTTTGCAGGATAATCTACCATTATTTCCCTTGTTTTCTAAGcaagatttttcatcaaattaaatACTGGAATATTAAAGAGATGGGACCCGAATAAAATTTTAAGCAAAATGCAGCAATATAAATACAAAGAGAATcgcttaaaaaataatttttcattctaCCTGATTGGCTCTCCAGATGTCCAAAATGAGTGACGGAGATTTCCacatcttttttctttgattctGTTGTCTTAAGGATGGCTTAGTTTGGTTTATTGACGGCAGTCAGTTTAGTTGAGTtcagtttaaatttaaattttttctaatatttaaatactaaactctcaaattattaaactcatctcaactcaaaatatttttacacgtgagattcacgacttttttttaactttccataaatatatttaaactcatattaatattcaaacacatctaaactcatcttggGTGGACTCCACATAACTCACTtcactatctcaactcaatactatttatagagaatttaactcaactcaacttaacatctaaacgtaaccttagaaaatattttttttcttagcatATGTGAGGTGTAAAGATTATAAGTATAATAACTCTAAATGATAATAACtctaacaaaaaatacagaatTTTTCACACTATTCTTGCATTTAATACTACAAATTTTGAATAATACGAGAAGATGAAAAGTATACATGGTCACATTATAAAtagtaagaattttttttattcttttaagtgATGTGAAATCACATTTACCATTTTCTAGTTGGGATTAATTTTGGTATCATTTTGTAATGATTCAAAGAAGACACAAACTACATTTAAATTCATACTCCAAAAGAGTTAGTTAAAGATAACCGAAACTCCCTTAAAATTCATTACTAAAGGTACAAACTTAAAAGATAATCAGCCAATCATACGAGGCATTACAACATCTGGATTCTTCTTAAACCCCCCAAGGATCTAGCTAGCCAAGGTTCTAATCGATGCGTCTGAGTATGGTAATGAAATGCAAGAACTAATTCTTTCTAGGCAATGCAATATTTCATTCACCACTTTCTTAGACATAATCCTTACATGAAATAATAACAGTTTTAACTGCGAGATGGTTAGTGGTGGATGAAATCAGTAGTACCTCTTGATTTAAGGGATTGATCTTGACCAATTCATTCCAATCTCATAGAGTGAAAAAATAAGATCCATTATATTTTCAGgtgaaaatgaatattaaaattatattgtttattaatGCATAAACAGTTTAGTTTGATCATacattttctaaataaaataaatcttttaagaaaatgataaaagtaccttatatatatatatatatatatatatatatataccaaaaaaaaaatcacgctttcacaatatattatatgaacaATCTTATTCTccatcttaaaaaatttaatctcCATATTCCAGTCATGTTATTTGATACGACAACATTTAAGAACTTCTTCTTATGTCAACTACTTGAATAAGAATAACTTAATATTCGTCATATAAGGACaagaaaatacataattaaaatattatttgtaatttttaaattcaattcattaccgcattaaaaaaataagaaataatcactacaagaaattagaatTTTTCCAGCAATTTTTAGATTGCTGCGAAAAAAATCGCTGGGTATAGTCCTTATTTGCAGCGATTATTAATTCGCCGCTGAATTCCATCATAATTCATAAGACATTTTGAATTGGAATTCACGATTCATTTTTTACGGCGATTTTTGAACTATTGCGATGACTTTTTTCGTTGCAAAAATGTTTTTACTCTAGCGGCGAATTAAAAATCGCCGTAAAATTCGTAAGCTATGTACCAAATTTATGAGGTTATTTTCGGCGAAGTTTAGTCGCCGCAAATGAGAATATTGCATCCATTTTCTTAATCGCCGCATGAGCTTTGCATCTTGAGTGgcgaaagtttattttttgcgGCGATAATAACTCGCTGCAAAACTcttccaaaatttaattcacCTGCCTTTTGCCCTTGTTCATTTCTCTCCAGCCGCTCCTCCTTCTCTCCCAAATCCGTCTTCATCTTTCGTACGATGCGCAAAAAACatacagttatttttttatatttatttataaaaaaataaatatagttttagttatccagttcagatgagatgaaatgttttattgaaagttaaataaaatattgttatataataattttttaatattatttttattttataatttaaaaaaatagaattatttattatatgagaatttgaaaaaagttataataattatatgagatgagatgagataaaataatttaattttatgtaatcaaaCTAGATCTGAAATACCAAATTTATCATTGGCATGAAATatgtcattttatataaaaatattaatatttttactctttttatataaaaatattaatattaatataagaaTAGATCGCAATGTGTTGTAGTGGTACAACTAACTCGTAAATAGAATTCAACATAAAAGAGGAGACCGGTTACGACGTATGACCTAAGGCCTCGAAAGCTTTTAGGATTAATAAACAGAGCAATGCGGTTTTTTACAATTTTGTATAGAATATTGGAACAAATGGGAGAACaccatttttccttcttctgaAGCATCGGTAGTGGCTGACTGGTCTATTCAGTAAAGAAGGCGAGCcacaactatttttttcttcaggTATTCAGGTTGTGATACACAGTATCCCTTTTCCTCCTTCGTTTCTGTTCCCTTTCTGTCTTTGGactgttttttttccttacccCTTGACGTTAAAGATGAGAACATTACTCCCTGTGTATATGTTGATTCACTCGCCTATCTTACCCATATTGCCGAATTCTATTTCATTTCCATTTGCGCACTGCTTTTGTTCGTATCTTATCTATGTTTAGATATATGCGAGCACTTGAGCTTCTATTATGTTTGAATTGCGCGACAAAGTACATTCTTCGCTTTTCATTATGCAGAAACAATTGTTGTTAGGGTTCTATTTCTGTAAACTCtgtttatctatatatttgtttatttctaTGTTATGTTAATTTCTTCCTTTCTATCAATCCTCCTTCTAAATCTTGTCCGAACCTAAATTCTTCTAACTCCTCCCGTATATGGTTTTGTTTGGGTTATAAATCCGATGCATCTCCCACTTCTTGCTTATGTCCctgtcttttgttttaaatcttCCCTTTTTGGGTGCTTCTAGGCCAGTTTTACAAGGAAATCTTCTTTCGGGTTGTTGACACATAGGAGATCAGTTGGGATATATAATAGAATAGAACTTTCAATAATATGGATACCGGAGGCAATTCCCTACCATCTGGACCAGATGGGGTGAAGAGAAAAGTGTGTTATTTCTACGACCCAGAGGTTGGGAATTACTATTATGGGCAGGGTCATCCTATGAAGCCTCATCGTATCCGAATGACTCATGCTCTTCTTGCCCACTATGGATTGCTTCAGCACATGCAGGTCCTCAAGCCCTTTCCTGCAAGAGATCGGGACCTCTGCCGCTTCCATGCTGATGATTATGTAGCATTCCTCAGGAGTATTACACCCGAAACGCAGCAGGATCAGCTGAGGCAACTCAAGCGCTTCAATGTTGGCGAAGATTGCCCTGTTTTTGATGGTCTCTACTCCTTCTGTCAAACGTATGCTGGTGGTTCGGTTGGTGGTGCAGTCAAGTTAAATCATGGTCTCTGCGATACTGCTGTAAACTGGGCCGGTGGGCTGCATCATGCTAAGAAGTGCGAAGCTTCTGGGTTTTGCTATGTGAATGATATTGTCCTGGCAATTTTGGAGCTTCTTAAAAAGCACGAGGTTTGTCTAGTGTTATTGAATCCTAATCctgttcttttattcatttaagCAATTGCCTGGTCAAATATCTTGTTCTATGATGTACTTTGGCTCACctttagttttatttaatattccGATATTTAAGCTGTTTCTAATAGAAACTCATGAAAATGGAATGGTCTATTGGGTGCCTCCAGACCTAACGTTTAACGCACTGAATAAAATCCTGATACAACCCACTAACTGCTTGCCAAAgcataaaattgtaatttctaGACCTGAGATGATACTTTATGAGAGAAAATGAACGCCCAAGATTCCAATGATAACTATCAGGATCACTCTTTTTGTCATAACAACAATTTTTAATGTCATCATCATGATTATGATGAGGATGACTATGGTTTCCAGTAAAGAAAGGTTAATGTACAATCTGTGATCATGTTCCCCCAGCTGAGCTGTGCAATGCATATAGTATATTTAAGGCAGAAGGACTTGATATTGCATGACCATCATGGTTGTTATGAACCTTGTTGTCCAACTTAGTTTAACTCTTGAACCTGAATGACTAGTAGTTTAGCGcgttaaaataatttatttagttattgAGTATGTTTGTTTAGTCCTATAAAGTGGCTTACCTAATGCAGCTTGTTCTCTATGATGCAGCGTGTTTTATATGTGGACATCGATATCCATCATGGAGATGGTGTTGAGGAGGCATTTTACACAACTGACAGAGTCATGACTGTTTCATTTCATAAATTTGGAGATTATTTTCCTGGCACCGGGGACATACGTGATATCGGATATAGCAAAGGGAAATACTACTCTCTTAATGTTCCACTGGATGATGGCATTGATGACGAGAGCTATCATTTCTTGTTCAAGCCTATAATTGGGAAGGTGATGGAAGTTTTTAGGCCTGGCGCCGTGGTTCTCCAGTGCGGTGCTGACTCTTTATCTGGGGACAGATTAGGATGCTTCAATCTTTCTATCAAAGGCCATGCAGAGTGTGTCAGATTTATGAGGTCATTCAATGTCCCGCTATTGCTTCTAGGTGGTGGTGGTTATACGATCCGGAATGTTGCTCGGTGCTGGTGCTATGAGGTACAgttattgttttgatttttcgATTCTGGTTTACTATGGTAGTGCAAGCTGCTTGACTGTTAACATCATTAATGTTTGTTCGACAAGCGGGATACTATAATGACTATTGAGTCGTATTGGTGAATTTTAACAAGCACTTGGCAAGAAAACTTGCACCTTGTTTGGCCATTGGTAGCAAATGTGTTTATGTCATAAATTGAGTAAGCACAGGGAGGCCTGGGAACACAAAATAATGGAAACTCATGATGTAGCAGAATGACTCTAGGTCATTGTGTTTGATAGAGTTTTGTTTGGGTCTGTAAAGTTAATGATGTTTAAGCACCTGATGAAAATTCCTATGGTTTTTTGAGTTAAACGTAAAGAATGACAAGAGCCAATGATCTATTGAACTAATTTAGACCCTAATTAATTTCATTCTCTCTTGCGACATTGTGATTCTGATTCAAACATCTAGATAATCAGTGACTAAATGGGGATGAAGTTGATGTACTATGAGCTATCGCATGattcccttttctttctttctttttcttttttctttttggaagggggggggggggggattctCTTTGTCTCATCACATGGTTCTTCATGCTTGCTTCTTGGTTGTCCGTTtgttattcttctttctttaggTGTTTGATCTCTCTAATCAAAGAAATAATTGTTTGATCTCTATCAAATGGCCGTTTTAATGTTAATTATTTGATGCAAGGCAGACAGGGGTTGCGCTTGGAGTGGAAGTTGACGACAAGATGCCACAGCATGAGTATTATGAGTATTTTGGTCCAGATTACACCCTTCATGTTGCCCCAAGCAACATGGAAAATAAGAATTCACACCAATTATTGGATGAAATACGGTCTGAGCTTCTTGATAATCTCTCAAAGCTTCAGCATGCACCCAGTGTCCAATTTCAAGAAAGACCTCCTGATACTGAAATTCCAGAGGTATGTTTGTGAGTAGTTTATTTTACGTGTTCATTACTTGCTCCatatattaaatctcatatGCTTTGATAATCATCCAACTATAATCATTCACATATGTAGTATTTGTTGTGTGGAAATACAGATGTATTCTGGTTAAAATTCAGAAATTCATATTTATCTTTAAGCTTCTTTTAATTGTGGATTGAGTGCGGGAGGTTAGACGTAAATCTAAGATTTTGTGAAATGCTGGAGTTTATGTGGCTGTTGCAGTCTTTCCTTATAAGTGCTCTTGAATCGGTGCAGCATTaaggggatgcttggggaatgagatgaaatgaaaaatctgtgaatatttgtaaaatgatttgaattaagatgttttattagattttggaaaatgagagagaaaaagttgattaaaaatattataaagttaaaatattattagaatataattttttaatataatttttgttttgggatttgaaaaagttgatttgttttttgtgtgttgtttggaagtttaggaaagttgtaatgattaggtaatgattagatgaaaaagttgaagatttgaaattgaaaagtgtgtttgagtgatgttttggattatgagaaattttgagatgagatgggatgtgtttcccaaacaacccctaaGTATATGTGTCTATGACTTCAACTTTTTTCTGAGCAAAAGACCTGGAgagggaaaaaattaaaataataggaaaataaaaacaattgaCTTCTATTTCTGATAGCATCCCATactttctacctttttttttttttttttttttccgcattttattttataaatagtagcaGCTAGTTTAATCAAATCTAATTGTGAATTGCTATTtgctttatgttttttaattgtaCAAGACAGTTGCCTCTCAATTTCTTCTAATTGTTTTAGGCAGATGAAGATCAAGAGGACGGAGATGAGAGATGGGACGCAGATTCTGACACGGAGGTTGATGATGAGCGGTAATTTATTTGGTCCCCCAATTTATTTGTGATATTGTATGTTCACTGTTTTACTTACTTTCTGCTCAAACAGAAAGCCTTTGTCCAGCAGATTGACGAGGGATATAGTTGAACCCGAGCTCAAAGATTTGGTATGTGCTCTGTTTAGTTTGTATTATCAACAACTGTAGTGTTTACCACTTTGTTCATATTTGTATATCGCAAATATTTTGTCAATGAAGGCCCTGGTATTTCACTATCCATGAATTTAAAGGTGAAAACTTACAAAATGGCCATAAAAAGAATGTTGCAAATCGAGAAAGAAGAAACATGCCAATGAAGAACTATTAATTATTTGTGAAAAGGTGATGATAGCACCTGTTGAGGATAAA encodes:
- the LOC121256049 gene encoding histone deacetylase 19-like, giving the protein MDTGGNSLPSGPDGVKRKVCYFYDPEVGNYYYGQGHPMKPHRIRMTHALLAHYGLLQHMQVLKPFPARDRDLCRFHADDYVAFLRSITPETQQDQLRQLKRFNVGEDCPVFDGLYSFCQTYAGGSVGGAVKLNHGLCDTAVNWAGGLHHAKKCEASGFCYVNDIVLAILELLKKHERVLYVDIDIHHGDGVEEAFYTTDRVMTVSFHKFGDYFPGTGDIRDIGYSKGKYYSLNVPLDDGIDDESYHFLFKPIIGKVMEVFRPGAVVLQCGADSLSGDRLGCFNLSIKGHAECVRFMRSFNVPLLLLGGGGYTIRNVARCWCYETGVALGVEVDDKMPQHEYYEYFGPDYTLHVAPSNMENKNSHQLLDEIRSELLDNLSKLQHAPSVQFQERPPDTEIPEADEDQEDGDERWDADSDTEVDDERKPLSSRLTRDIVEPELKDLEDQKGNAEHAKGFDTGAEETTCTKAVDTDSMLVDEPNVKVEQDNLNKQANEKHP